CTCGGTAGTGGGAGTGGCTATGTTTCTATCTATAGGATGAAGAAGTGTAGAAAGAGCTATACTATAATGGTTGATATATCTCCATGTTCTGTTAGATCTAGCTGGGAATCGGCTAAGATAAATGGAATTGACGATCTTGTTGATGTTATACAATGTGATGCTGGTGCATGTATAAGAAGTATGTCGATTGATACAATATATTTCAATCCTCCGTATCTCCCAGTAGAAGAGTTTAACGATATTTTGTCTATTTCATGGAGTGGAGGAATAGATGGTATCACAGTTTGGAGTAAATTCTTTAATGAGTCTTACAGGATATGTAGAGATAATTGTAAGATAATATTCATAGTCTCTTCACTTCAGGATATAGGAAAAATAATTGATATCATATCTAGTATGTGTAACGAAATAGAGTTTTATATGTGTAAAGAATTCTTCTTTGAGACTATATGTAGTGTCATCACAAGGTGTAAGAAATGATTAGAGTCATACTTGTGGGTACCGAAGGGGAGATTAACCTAGGATTCATTGTGAGACTCTGTAGAAATTTTGATGTCGATGAACTTATACTTGTAAAGCCTCAGATAGATCCTTTCTCTGACGAGGTTAGAAGATTTGCAGCTAATGGCGCTATCTATATTGATAGTGGAAAAGTTAAAATATATGAAAATCTTGATGATGCTTTAAGGGGTATTGGAATTTCGGGATGTACTTCTTCGGTTATTGATGTTGATGGAGGAGATATAGTTAGGAAGGCTATAGAGTTAGAGGAATTTGCTAATATAGCATCTAAGTATAGTAGTATTGCAGTTGTATTTGGTAGGGAGAGTGTAGGGCTTACAAGAGAAGAGATATCTAAGTGTGATTTTCTAGTACATATAGCTTCAAACCCTGAGTATCCTGTTCTAAATCTAAGTCATGCTGTTGCAATAACGTTGTACATGCTATATAAAGTCCTTAGGAAACACTCTCTTTTTGACAGAATAGAACCTGCGCAAGAAAATGAGCTAAGAATTCTTGAAAAATATATTGATGAAATTGTAAATATAGTTGCTTCAGATGAGAAGCAGAGAGAGTCTTTTAGCCTTGTCTTTAAGAGATTTATTAGGAGAACAACTCTTTCACGAGCTGAAGTAGGACTTTTAACAACATTTATAAGGAGAATCTATAATAAGATTAGGGTTAGATAGTTAGAGAGGTGTAATCTATGCCACTAAAACCTGCTAGATGTTATACACATCAACAGAGACCACCATATACTAGAAAAGAGTATATACATGGAGTTCCATATCCAAAGATCACAAAGTTTGTCATGGGCAATGTACATCTCAATCCAGAAGTTATTGGCTATCTAGTTTCATTAGAACATGGAATAATAAGACATAATGCTCTTGAAGCTGCAAGAGTTATGGCACATAAATATCTAAGTACTGTAGCAGGAGAACAAAACTTTACCCTAATTATAAGAACATATCCACACCAAGTTTTAAGAGAGCATAAAATGATGGCATTTGCCGGTGCCGATAGATTACAAGAGGGGATGAGAAGAGCCTTTGGAAAACCTGTAGGTGTTGGTGCTGTGGTTGATCCTGAGACTATTATTGTAGAGATTCGCGGATTAAAACAACATGCAGAAGCGATTAAAGAGGCTCTTACGAGAGCCTCCTCTAAACTTCCAATTAAATGTAGAATAGATATTGTTTCTCTTAAGTAGATAGTATATGGATTTTTGTAAATATTATGATTTTGAATATGAGGAAATACATAGATATTTAGCAAATAAGAATATTGGTAGAGTCTTGCTTCAATTCCCTGAAGGCCTACAGCCCTGTATAGATAATGTTGTTGATGAGCTGAAGAGGAGGTTCCCAGATATAGAGTTCTATATATCGACTAACCCTAGCTATGGATCTTGTTTAGTAGATGAATACTCTGCTAGGGAAATAGGTGCACAGCTAATTATACATTTTGGACACTATGAATATCCAGGTTATAGACCATCAATAGATGTTCTCTATATAGGTGTTAAACGTCTAAATATCGATATTCAAACAATTGGTAGGATTCTAGATGATATATGTGGTGAGAAAAATATATCTAAGCTCTGCTTAGCAACAACGGCGCAACACATCAAAGATATATATATGGTTATAGATAGAGTAGAGAGATGTAAGATTTTTATTAAGGGAACTATATATGGCTGTATTCCATTGAATCCTGATAACTGTGATGCTATAGTCATTATAAGTGGAGGAAAATTCCACTGCATTTCACAGTCATTAGCATTATTATCTATGAATCCTAAACCTAGGATATTTTGTATAGATCCATATATACAAAGTGTTATAGATCCTGAGCCAGAGGTAGAGAAAATCCTTAGAACTAGGATGTGGAAGATGTTTCAGGCTTCTAATGCTAAAAAATGGCTTATTGTTACAGGATTCTATGGACAGTATCGAGAGAATATTGTTAAGAAACTAGTAGAGAAGCTAAAGAGTCTTGGAAAAGAATACAGAGTTGTAAAGAGTCTTAGATTTGATAGAGAAATTCTTGCTAATATAGATGCTGAACATAATTATGATGCTATTGTAGTGACCTCATGTCCATATATAGCATTTGATCTTAAGGACTATGGAAAACCTGTATTAACTGTTGGTGAAGCCTTTATGGTTCTAGAAAATAATTTCTCTTCCTATAGATATCCATGGTGATCCAATGTATGTTGAAAATAAGAAGACTTTAGAGATACTTCTTAGTGAAGTACCTAGGTTTCCAAGTCCTAATCGTTATCTAGAGCAATATGTATGTGATAGTACAATAGCATCTGAATTACTTTGGACTGCATATATGTATGGAGATATTGCTAATAACAATGTAGCTGATTTTGGATGTGGAACTGGTATCTTAAGCTATGGATCGCTTCTTCTAGGTGCTAAAAACGTCTATTGTATTGATATTGACTGTAACACTCTATTGATTGCAAAGAACTTCATACCTCAAATATTTACCAATATTCATTACATATGTAGTGATATTAATCATCTAGGTATTAGAGATATAGATACAATAGTTATGAATCCTCCTTTTGGAGTATATAGAAGAGGAATTGATATTATCTTTCTTACCAAAGGTTTTGAGAATAGACCTAAAGCTATATACTCTATACATAAATATAACTATGCTTCCAATAGACTTATATACGAAGTTGCCAATAAATTTAAGTATAAGGCTGAAGTATTAACCCTAGGATATATGTCTATACCACAAATATATGAAACACATAGGAAGCGTATCCATAGGTTTAGAATAGCTATATATAGATTCACGAGGATGGAGATCTGATGTCCTTACCCCCAAATAGCATTGTTTTACCTGGAGAAAAACTGTGTGTTGAAGAAGAATATATGCCATCTATAGGAACATATAGTGAAGAAGGTATAGTTAGAGCTGCCATTATCGGAAGAGTGCAGTATGATATCATCAATAGAAGGATATATATAAAATCTATAAAGAGTCCTGTGATTCCTAAAGCTGGAGATATAGTTATTGGAGTTGTAGAACAGATGAGAGATGAACTAGCAACAATTAATATAATTGGATACGACACCAATAATCTATTCAAACATAGTTTTACAGGTATTCTCCATATATCACAGGCATCTGAAACAAGAATTCCAACACTTTATGACGTTATAAGGGTTGGAGATATTATCAGAGCTAAAGTTTTAAATAACTATATACCGATACTACTATCAATTAAAGAACCTAGATTGGGGGTTATACAGGCGTATTGTTCTCGATGTGGATCTCCATTAATAAAATCGGGAGACAAACTTCGATGTAGCTTTTGTGGAAATATTGAGAATAGAAAAATAGCATTTGACTATATATTGAGGGGTAAATAGATATGTCTAAGGCTAAGGACATCTATGTTGAAAGAATATACACATATTCTTGTCCAAATGTAGATTTTTGTCTCAATATCCTTGAAAAGATAGATGAGGAGCTCTCTCTAGAGAGTGATATACATGTAGAGTTTAAGAATAATAAACTCATATTTAGGGTCATAGGTCTTGAACCAAATGTTATATCCTCCATTAATAAGATTAGAAACTATATTTCATCACTACAGCTTGTAAGAAGCTTAAATCCTGGTAGAGGTATTAGTAGTGATGATATTGCTAAACTTATTAGAAAAACAATACCATTAGATGTTCTGGGGGAGGTAATTAAACGTGATCTTGGAGCTCATGTTAAGATAGATAAGGGGGTTATATATGTAGATATAGATCTAGATACCTTGCTATCCTATGCAGAGAGAGTATCAAGAGCTATGGACAAGGTATCTGGATTGAGTTTCTCATATAGCTTAAAGAAGCTGTTTATTGCTACAATAGCTTTATATGACTCTAATCCAATGGAAGTACTTAAGATATTACAAGATAATAATCTTCTTAATGAGAATCTAGAACTCGTAGTCCCATGGACAAAAGCCTTAGATATTCTTGAAGATATTCTTTCTGTTGAAAGCCAATAACTTTAAAACTCTACACTAATTGTATATTCATATAAAATGGTGTATTAGATATGGGTATATCGGTAGAGCTAAAGAAGTATACCGATAGGGAACTAAGATTTATTCTCTATGATGAAGATAAACACTCTCTACCAAATCTAATAACAAAAATAGCTCTATCTAAACCAAGTGTTACATATGCAGCATATATACTTCAACATCCAATTACATCATATCCTGAAATAGTTATAATGACTGATGGCTCTAGAGATCCTTTAGAAATATTAAAAGAGGTTATAGAGGATATCAAGAATATGGCAAAACAATTCCTAGCATCATTAAATGAGGCTTTATCTAATGCATCTAAAGAAGGAGTCAAGAATACTAATTCTAAGTAGAATTGAAAATAGTATTATAGGAATAGTCCTTCGAGGCATTTTAGGGATTGAAAATAGTATAGTCTTTAACGATTGTCATACTCTTCAAGGATTTCTATCCAGCAAAAAGGGATTGGCAGGCGAAATAAACTATATAATTCTCTTTGAGGATATATGTAGAGAGATGCTATCTAGTGATCACAGGGTTATATCTATAGATGATATAAATGATAATGAAATAAGAAATACCGTTATTGAGATCTATAGAATTATTAATATTGCTAAGCTAAAGTTCTTGAGAATGAAGATAGTAGAATTATATGGATAAAAATAACCATTAGATAGATGGTAACAATAATAGTATAGATATTTATATCTGATATCTATTTATAGCTATGAGATGATGCAGGTTTTAAGGACTGAGAAGTGATGATAAACCCACGCGTTGATCATTAAAGCTATTTGTATTCCTCTAACAACCTCATTACTATTTCCCTAGTTTTCTGTGGATCCGCTCTACCACTAGTCTTCTTCATTATCGCTCCTATGAGGAAGTTTATAGCCTTTGGATTCTCTATAGCATCTCTAACAGCCTTTGGATTCTCCCTAAATACTTCTCTCGCAATACTCTCTATATATCTCTCATCTTCTATCTTTGTATAACCTGTCTTCATAACCATTTCCTCAACATCTATACCATCTCTAACTACCTTTGGCATCAATTCCTTTAACATCTTTATAGATATTATACCCTCATCGAGAAGCTTAAGAAGTTTCACAACTTTCTCTGGACTAATACTCCTATATCGCAAATCTATTGAGTATTCCTTTACCCATCTAAGAAAATCCGTTATAAGTACATCTGCAAGCTTTTTATAGTTACTATAAATCTTTGTACATTCCTCAAAGAAATCAGCTAATGACTTATTTAGGACAAGAACTGAAGCTCTATATTCATCTAGGCCATACTGTTTCATAAACCTCTCTATCCTTGCATCTGGTAGCTCTGGTAGTGCTGATACTATCTTGTTTATGTATTCATCTGTTAGCAATATTGGGGGTAGATCTGGATCAGGAAAATATCTATAGTCTTCCTCCATCTCTTTAGATCTCAGAGGAATAGTAACACCTTTCTTCTCATCCCAATGTCTTGTTTCTCTAGTAACAACTCCTCCCTGCTCAATAATTCTCTTCTGCCTAATTATTTCAAATGTTAAAGCTCTCTCTACATCTTTTACAGATCCTATATTCTTAACCTCCACTCTTCCACCACCCTCTATAGATATATTAGCATCAACTCTAAATGCACCCTCTAGTGCAGTATCTGTAACACCTATATATTCAAGAATTGCAAGAAGTTTCTCCAAAAATGCTCTAGCCTCCTTAGGACTCTCCATATCTGGTTCAGTTACTATCTCTAGCAACGCTATCCCCGATCTATTATAGTCTATAAGGCTATACGGGCTCCTCTCTATATCCCCTATATACTGTATCTTTCCTGGGTCCTCCTCAATATTTATCCTTCTGATCCTAACAATCTTTGTTTTTCCATCAACGAAAATCTTTATATATCCATTCTTAGCTATAGGTGTAAAACCAGGTCCATCATATTGTGATATCTGATAATTCTTAGGTAGATCTGGATAGAAGTAATGTTTTCTTACAAATATAACCTTTCTACTAATTTCACAGTTAAGAGCCTTAGCAACAGCAATAGCATATTCTATAGCTTTCCTATTAACTACAGGTAAAGTTCCTGGTAGTCCAAGGCATACAGGGCATACATGGATATTTGGATCTTTTCCTCTGTAGTCAGATGGTGTTGGACAGAATAATTTTGTCTTTAGATTAGTCATCTGGACATGTATCTCTAATCCTATTACCACTCTCATCCTTACACCTCTGCAATAAGATCTTTATAACCTATGGCATTCTCAAGCTGATTTGATAGATAGAGAATTATAGGTTCATTTAGTGGTTTAGACATTATCTGTAGACCTACAGGTAGTCTATTGCTAAACCCTATAGGGATACTTATAGCTGGAGCCCCTATTAGATTAGCAATAACAGTATTTATATCGGATAGATACATCTTTATCGGATCTTCTATAAATTCTCCTAACCTTGGGGGAAGTATGGGCATTGTAGGACTTACAACAGCATCAAACCTCTTAAAAATTTCATTGAATTTATCTCTAAGCATTCTCCTAAATCTAAGTGCTCTGATATAATACATCTCTCTATATCCAATACTAAGAACATAGGCTCCAAGGGCTATTCTCTTCTTAACCTCATAGCCAAAGCCCTCAGTTCTTACATCACTATATACATCTATCCAATCCCTATTCTCTACACTCTTCCTCAGACCATATCTAATACCATCATATCTAGCGAGATTAGAGCTAGCCTCAGCCATTGCTATAATGTAGTAAGCTGCAACTATCTGTCTAGTATACGGTATGGAGAGTTCTTCGCATATATGATAACCGCATAGCTTATCTACAGCTTTATATGCAATAGATTTTACACTATCTTCAGATCCCTCAAAAAGCTCTTTTATAATGCCTATACGGAGCTTTGGCTCATCATAGATAAGCCTATCCATTAATTCGACATAGTTCTGCTTCTGTATCAATATAGATGTTGAATCCCTTTCATCATATCCAGAAATAATATTTAATAATATAGCTAGATCCCTTGTATTTCTAGCCATAGGCCCTATCTGATCTAGACTACTACCATATGCTATTAAACCATATCTACTCACAAGACCATATGTAGGCTTCAAACCATATGTAGCTGTAAAAGCTGCAGGATTCCTTATAGACCCCCCAGTATCAGATCCAAGAGCAAGACTTGTCTCACCTGCTACAAGTGCAGCTGCACTTCCACCAGAGGAACCACCAGGACTCCTTTCAAGATCCCATGGATTTCTAGTAGGATAGAAAGCACTGGTCTCTGTAGTTGACCCCATTGCAAATTCGTCCATATTCGTCTTACCTATTATAATACCTCCAGCAGCCTTTATTCTCTCTATAACTGTTGCATCATAAGGAGGAATATAGTTTTCAAGCATTTTAGAGGCACATGTAGTTCTAATCCCTTTTGTCGATATATTATCTTTTACAGCTATTGCTATACCAAATAGAGGTGGTAGAACTCTACTATCCCTAAATCTCTTAACAAGCTCTTCAGCATATCTAAGAGTCTCCTCCCTCGGTATAATAGTAATATATGCTCTAACCTTGTTTTCAGCCCTATCAATTCTATCATAGATAGCCTCTACATATTCAAAAACTTTTGTTGGATCTACAGAAAACTCTTCCAGCAGTCTATACACAGGCATAGATATGTATCTAGACATAGCTATTCAACCACAGTTCTAGGAGCCTTAACAAAACCATTAACGAGCTCCGCATTAGATAGATTCTCACGTGTCGTATCTAAAGCCCCTATAACCTCGTCATCCCTCATAAAACCCTCTACATCATGTACATAGTATAGAGGCTCATAGTTGTCAAGACCCTCCACAGCCATGATCTCATTGAATAAAGAAACTATCTTCTCTATCTCAACAACAAGCTTCTTCTTCTCATCATCACTAAATCTTATGAGTACCAATTTCTCAAGATATTTAACCACATCTTCATGGCTCTTAATATATATTCACCTCACATCTATTTTGCTAGATAGAGCTCTGTTAATCCTTAAAAATATTACAAGAATACTTATATTCCCTATCACTACAATGTATTGTTAATGGTGTAAATAATGATATTTCCAACGAAATTCGTTGAATGGAAAGAGGTTAATGATTTGAGCTGGCTCTTAGCCAAAAAGATAAAGAATTCTGGCTGGATCCCTAGCACTATTGTTGCTGTTGGTAGAGGAGGTCTTGTTGTTGCAAGAATATTAAGCGATCTACTTGGTATTGACAAGCTTTTGGCCATATCTATAAAATGGTATGAACCAGCGAAAAAGGGTTGGGAGACATATCTAGCTGATCTAATTAGAGCTTTCTATAGATCCCATGAAAATGGGATCCCTCTAGAAAACGAAATTGCAAATGTTGTGAAGAATCTTAGAATTAGTATCTCTGTTGAGATGAGGGCGGATTTGACTAACCAAAGCGTTTTACTTGTTGAAGAGATTACTGCAACAGGTATGCATTTCAAGGTAGCTAAAGAAATTGTTGGTAGCTGGGGTGCCAAGGAAGTTAAGACAGCTACACTTGTGTGGAAGGGGCCTACTGTTATAGAGCCCGATTACTATGTTGTTAAACCTGGGAGATTTGTGTGGTTCCAATTTCCATGGTCTAGACTAAACGATTATATACAATTCATAGGCGTTATGACTATAGAGGAGTCTAGAAAGAGGAAGAGATATACATGGTCCATGGACGAGCTAGCTGAGCTCTTCAGAGTATGGTATGGTATGAAGCCTGATCCTAGATATTTTGAGGAAGCACTAAATGTGTTGAATAGTCACGGCGTTATCAAGATCTTGGATAGAAATAGCGTTGTAATCAGTACATAGTAGTGATTATTCCTCGCTCATAATTGTTATACCCTCGAATACCTCCTCTAAAGCTTTTTTCCTCTTTCTAGCTTCTGCCTCTTCGAATGTCCCCTTAACAATGATTTCATATAGTCTTGCTTCCTTACCTGGCATAGGTCTTAGAAGTCTACCCAACCTCTGTATGAATTGTCTTCTTGAACCTGTGCCTGCAAATATTATTCCTACATTTGCATCTGGTATATCTATACCCTCGTCACCAACTGTTGTGAGAACTATAATCTTAACCATATTATTCTTAAACATTTCTAGTCTTCTCCTCCTTGTATCTTCATCTAGCTCACCTGTTATGTATACTGTATTTAGAATCTCTGCTAATTTCTCTGCCTGTTCTATATACTGTGTAAATACTATTATCTTACTGTTATTCTCTAGCTCTCTATTAACAATAGCTTTAAGAGCTTCTATCTTCTCCTTAGCATTATGTACAAGACTTCTAATTTCTGCTCTAGTCTTTAATGCTTCAAGAGCTGCCACATCACCTCTCTTTGCATCTTCTAACAATGTTTGAAATTCTCTCCCTCCAGCCAACTTCTTGTATTTTTCAAGAAGCTTTCTATACTTCTCCTTCTCCTCCTTAGTCAGAGAAACTTTAATGGTTTTTACAGTAAATGGAGCTATATACCCTTTTTCTGCAAGCTCAGATACAGATTTACTATAGACTATACCTCCCATAAGCGGAAAGAGATCTACATGCCTACCATCTTCTCTTATTACAGTTGCAGAAAGCCCAAGTCTCTTTCTAGCAAACATATTTTCAGCTATATACCTAAATTTATCTGCTGGAAGATGATGGACCTCATCTATGATAAGAAATGAGAAATATGGAGAGAGAGATGATACATATCTAAATGCTGATTGATATGTTGTTATAGTTATTGGAGCAATTCTCTTTTCTGAGCCATAGTAATAGCCTATCATAGACCGGGGAATATCTGTAAAACTCACTATCTTTTCAGCCCAATGAAACATTTGCTCTTTTGTAAATGTGACTATAAGTGTCTTTTCACTAAGCTCTGCTATAGCGGCAATAGCTATAATGGTCTTTCCAGTACCTGTGGGAAGGGCTATTATCCCCCTATAGCTATTTTTTCTCCATGCCTCTAAAGCCTCCTGTTGATAATCTCTCAAATCTCCCTTAAACATTACTTTAATTGGTAGTTCTATTCTTTCTTTTATATCTATCTCACTATGTATAACAATATTCCTTTTCCTAAGACTGTCAAGAACATCGAAAAGATACATAGGTTTAACTAGCTTAAACCATTTATTATTCTTATCATATATGAGAATCCCCTTCTCCCTAAAATCCTTAACTAGATCTCCTAGAAATACCTTTGGAATTATAACTATATCATTAGAAACTCTTCTAATGATAACCCTAGGCATATACTCCTCCAATAACTTCTTTAGATCTTCTATAGAGCCCTCCTCAAACTCTACACTATATCCCTCAACTAGATCTAGAACCTCATTAGGTGAAAGAGAACCACTTCTTATAGACTCAGAAAGCTTATTAAAATCAACCATAAATCTAGAAAATCCATTCTCTCTACCTAGGTATCTAGAAAACTTTAGGAAAAGCCTAAAATCATCCTCATCTATCCACTCATCAGTTCCAAAGATAATCCTACTCATTATCAACACCAGAGTATAGTCTATTAGATACTAGCTATACAAGAGCTAAAAAATGTAGAGACAATATAGAATGTATTAGGATTGCAAGAAAATTCAAAATCGTTTATAAACACGATATACAATCTTATATAGAACCTATTACTAATCTTAGTAGACTACTTCATATCCAATTATCTTTGGCTTAACATCATAATTGAATAGCACTTTCATTATCTCTGGAATAGCTATACTCATTATCATTGGTATCTCTATTTCGTTATCTATAGGAATTAAAAGCCCCATATCATCTCCAGAGCCATATACATATCCCCTATATCTATCCAGAACCTTCTGAACTAATGACAGTGGAATATTCTTTGCTATATCCTTTGCAAACTGTATGATGACTGCTATAGGGTATACCTCATCTATTGAAATAATATATTCAAAAAAGATAGCAGAGTAACTCACCTTATCAGAGAGATCCATTATAAAACCAATGATATTAGAACCTAATATCCTCGCTTCTTCAAATCCCATAAACACTAGATATCTATCACTAATGAATTCTCTTAGTATCTCAGCTATATCTTCTATCTTTATATAGACCACCTATTACTAGTAAATAAGAAAGCTATATTCCTTAAAGAATGCTTATGATGTGCTATAACTATAGCTAGAAGTCTAGAAGTGAAGCAAAGATATTTTAACCAAGTTTAACAATATTATACATGGTTTTGTATATGAGCATCAAAATACCACTAATACTATTTCTCATCATATTGCTTCCTAGTATATTATCAGTATTAGCCCATAATGACTATACCAATGCTATAGATGCTTTTTCCAAGCACTTAAATCTAATGACTATTCTATTCTAAAACCATATCTAGATTCTAATATGAGTAAAGTATTTGGTGAAAATGAGTTTAGAAATTTTAGAGAAGCTATATACTCTAGCTGTGGAGAGCTCTATAACTATAGCTTTATTAGAGAGGAGACACAGGATAGATATGTCTATGCTTATTATACTTTCCATTTTAATAAATCTGATATAACATTTAGAATAGTTCTTAGTAAAATTGATGATGAATACAAAATATCTGGACTATGGATAATATCAATAGCTCCAAGAGGACATGTAGTTAGTATATTTATTGCATTTTTATTGTCTATAATGGGAGGGTTATTAGGTTTATTAACATTCTATCTACTTGGTTTTAAGAAAATAAGTATCTCAATGATGGTGTGGGGCTCTTTCTAGTAGTACTAACAATATTAATTCAGCCATATATTCAAAGCATACCATTCTTTATAATGGGCATAACAACGTCTTCAGAGATTATAGAGAGAGGTCTGATCTTTGTAATATTTGCTTCAATTTACATAGGTATAGTATCTGGCTTTTTCCAAGAACCTTTAAAATATTTGTTGTCTAGGGGTAAGGAGGTAGAGGTGGCTTTATTCATTGGTTTAGGTTTTGGTTTAGAGGAAGCAGTATTGCTACCTCTTCTCCAATATGGACAGATAATAGCATTGGG
Above is a genomic segment from Ignisphaera aggregans DSM 17230 containing:
- a CDS encoding hypothetical protein (InterPro IPR018170~KEGG: iho:Igni_0576 hypothetical protein~SPTR: A8AA06 Uncharacterized protein-like protein~PFAM: Uncharacterized protein conserved in archaea (DUF2067)), producing MSKAKDIYVERIYTYSCPNVDFCLNILEKIDEELSLESDIHVEFKNNKLIFRVIGLEPNVISSINKIRNYISSLQLVRSLNPGRGISSDDIAKLIRKTIPLDVLGEVIKRDLGAHVKIDKGVIYVDIDLDTLLSYAERVSRAMDKVSGLSFSYSLKKLFIATIALYDSNPMEVLKILQDNNLLNENLELVVPWTKALDILEDILSVESQ
- a CDS encoding aspartyl/glutamyl-tRNA(Asn/Gln) amidotransferase subunit A (COGs: COG0154 Asp-tRNAAsn/Glu-tRNAGln amidotransferase A subunit and related amidase~InterPro IPR000120:IPR004412~KEGG: sto:ST1283 glutamyl-tRNA (Gln) amidotransferase subunit A~PFAM: Amidase~SPTR: Q971U6 Glutamyl-tRNA(Gln) amidotransferase subunit A~TIGRFAM: glutamyl-tRNA(Gln) amidotransferase, A subunit~PFAM: Amidase~TIGRFAM: glutamyl-tRNA(Gln) and/or aspartyl-tRNA(Asn) amidotransferase, A subunit); translated protein: MSRYISMPVYRLLEEFSVDPTKVFEYVEAIYDRIDRAENKVRAYITIIPREETLRYAEELVKRFRDSRVLPPLFGIAIAVKDNISTKGIRTTCASKMLENYIPPYDATVIERIKAAGGIIIGKTNMDEFAMGSTTETSAFYPTRNPWDLERSPGGSSGGSAAALVAGETSLALGSDTGGSIRNPAAFTATYGLKPTYGLVSRYGLIAYGSSLDQIGPMARNTRDLAILLNIISGYDERDSTSILIQKQNYVELMDRLIYDEPKLRIGIIKELFEGSEDSVKSIAYKAVDKLCGYHICEELSIPYTRQIVAAYYIIAMAEASSNLARYDGIRYGLRKSVENRDWIDVYSDVRTEGFGYEVKKRIALGAYVLSIGYREMYYIRALRFRRMLRDKFNEIFKRFDAVVSPTMPILPPRLGEFIEDPIKMYLSDINTVIANLIGAPAISIPIGFSNRLPVGLQIMSKPLNEPIILYLSNQLENAIGYKDLIAEV
- a CDS encoding glutamyl-tRNA(Gln) amidotransferase, B subunit (COGs: COG0064 Asp-tRNAAsn/Glu-tRNAGln amidotransferase B subunit (PET112 homolog)~InterProIPR006075:IPR018027:IPR006107:IPR017958:IPR 004413~KEGG: sto:ST0282 aspartyl/glutamyl-tRNA amidotransferase subunit B~PFAM: GatB region; Asn/Gln amidotransferase; GatB central domain protein~SPTR: Q975Z6 Aspartyl/glutamyl-tRNA(Asn/Gln) amidotransferase subunit B~TIGRFAM: glutamyl-tRNA(Gln) amidotransferase, B subunit~PFAM: GatB/GatE catalytic domain; GatB domain~TIGRFAM: glutamyl-tRNA(Gln) and/or aspartyl-tRNA(Asn) amidotransferase, B subunit) codes for the protein MRVVIGLEIHVQMTNLKTKLFCPTPSDYRGKDPNIHVCPVCLGLPGTLPVVNRKAIEYAIAVAKALNCEISRKVIFVRKHYFYPDLPKNYQISQYDGPGFTPIAKNGYIKIFVDGKTKIVRIRRINIEEDPGKIQYIGDIERSPYSLIDYNRSGIALLEIVTEPDMESPKEARAFLEKLLAILEYIGVTDTALEGAFRVDANISIEGGGRVEVKNIGSVKDVERALTFEIIRQKRIIEQGGVVTRETRHWDEKKGVTIPLRSKEMEEDYRYFPDPDLPPILLTDEYINKIVSALPELPDARIERFMKQYGLDEYRASVLVLNKSLADFFEECTKIYSNYKKLADVLITDFLRWVKEYSIDLRYRSISPEKVVKLLKLLDEGIISIKMLKELMPKVVRDGIDVEEMVMKTGYTKIEDERYIESIAREVFRENPKAVRDAIENPKAINFLIGAIMKKTSGRADPQKTREIVMRLLEEYK
- a CDS encoding Glu-tRNAGln amidotransferase C subunit (InterPro IPR003837~KEGG: hbu:Hbut_1120 glutamyl-tRNA amidotransferase subunit C~PFAM: Glu-tRNAGln amidotransferase C subunit~PFAM: Glu-tRNAGln amidotransferase C subunit~TIGRFAM: glutamyl-tRNA(Gln) and/or aspartyl-tRNA(Asn) amidotransferase, C subunit), which encodes MVKYLEKLVLIRFSDDEKKKLVVEIEKIVSLFNEIMAVEGLDNYEPLYYVHDVEGFMRDDEVIGALDTTRENLSNAELVNGFVKAPRTVVE
- a CDS encoding RNA polymerase dimerisation (InterPro IPR011261~KEGG: hbu:Hbut_1648 DNA-directed RNA polymerase subunit L~PFAM: RNA polymerase dimerisation~SPTR: A2BNA1 DNA-directed RNA polymerase subunit L) yields the protein MGISVELKKYTDRELRFILYDEDKHSLPNLITKIALSKPSVTYAAYILQHPITSYPEIVIMTDGSRDPLEILKEVIEDIKNMAKQFLASLNEALSNASKEGVKNTNSK